In Lytechinus variegatus isolate NC3 chromosome 18, Lvar_3.0, whole genome shotgun sequence, a single genomic region encodes these proteins:
- the LOC121432156 gene encoding octapeptide-repeat protein T2-like: MSLREKEECKRGEGERRMSSRKGERGMRESRRGKEDEFEIRRKRNAREEKGKEDGECERGEGERRMSSREGGRGMRERRRGKEDEFERRRKRNAREKGKGEGVRERRRGRRMSLREEKEECKRGEREGGLVR; encoded by the coding sequence ATGAGTTTGAGAGAGAAGGAGGAATGCAAGagaggagaaggggaaaggaggatGAGTtcgagaaaaggagaaagaggaatgCGAGAGAGCagaaggggaaaggaggatGAGTTCGAGAtaaggaggaagaggaatgcGAGAGAGGAGAAAGGGAAGGAGGATGGGGAATGCGAGagaggagaaggggaaaggaggatGAGTTcgagagaaggaggaagaggaatgcgagagaggagaaggggaaaggaggatGAGTTcgagagaaggaggaagaggaatgcgagagagaaggggaaaggagagGGAGTTCGAGAGAGGAGACGGGGAAGGAGGATGAGTTTGagagaggagaaggaggaatGCAAGAGAGGAGAAAGGGAAGGAGGATTAGTTCGatag